The Vitis vinifera cultivar Pinot Noir 40024 chromosome 3, ASM3070453v1 region CGCACATCACCGGGGGAGCTCGCTTCCCGCCTTTTGCTAGCACGGAGTAGCGCATGGCTTCGTAGATCTGTTGCGGATACTTCACCGGAATGGCTTCCTCGAGCTTGGTGTTGATCTCTGAAATCAGGGTGGTCCAGTAGGAACGGAGATCGAACTGCATTGATTTTGACGGTGAGACTGAAATTGAAGGAGAAGAGCATCGAATTGTGCGTGGTAGGCTCAGAGAAGATCGGTTCGGAAGGCGGTGGTGGAGGCGGGCAGCGGAGGGCAGCGATAGAGCGGTTGTGAACGCCATCGCAgaccacctctctctctctctctctctctctctctctctctctctctctattccCTGACCAACTGAGTGGGACTATGTGGACGCTTTGCTCTGCCTGTTTTTGTCTATGAATGGGATCCACGTGGCACAATTTTCCAGCATTCTGGCCCTTTTCACTAGTGGACTTGAAGAAAATTACGGCATGGTTTCAAAATGGAAATagcataaattaaatttaaattaagataaaattgaagaaatttaaTTGGAATTTTACAACTTGTGTTAGGGATGGATGAAtatcggaaaaaaaaaatcaattttgctAACAATACCTTTTCACGCTATTCTTTTGCAACTTGAATATGGAACTTAGATAGATTGATCGAGTTGATGAATAACTTAAACCCAatttgaattaagaaataatcacCCCGAAATACTCTAGTCAAGTTCAATCTAACTTTATATTTCTAAACTCAAGTTGAGTTCGGGTCGCTTAAATTAAACTCGAGTTATTGAGCAAGTTTGTTAGGctgtataattcaaaatttatttataatattattttaatgtatttatatatgaaaaattaaataacaaatataaaacaatttcaagaaaatgagagaagaaaaaacataaatttatatattttctaaaaaaataaaaaacatatgatataattttatttttttcttacaaataaaaaaataaaataaatatgattatatatgataaaatgtattataaatattatgaaaatattaaataagtttGGGTTAGGTGCAGGTTATCTAACCTTAGCCCAAGTCCCACCCAAATTGAACTTGGATTGAAAAAATCTAactcaaattatttatattatttaaaatcagTTTTCTTTCTAAATAAATGGGTAGATTTTTAATGTGCATTATTTATATagatttatcattattttattttgatgattagTAGTAAATCAGATCTTgacataaattcaaaattaaattactcataaaaacaataaagaatTGTAAagaaaaacttataaaataattttgacaacaatttttaaaaaataattcttaattattgtttggaaacttaaatatcgataaatgtattttatactcacttggtgtttttttttaattaaatagaatttaatttaatttaatttaaaataaaatttaatagtattgagtattaaattgtttgttattttattatttatttctattaagtattaatggGATAAAAGTtgtattgaaattgttttaaaattttaattttagcattaagaaaaaattcaaaaattttgtttttttttttctattaagcacaaaaaattttaaacataaaaattaaaaacaaacgATTTAAAGTCTAAATGTAAATTGTATTtgatattaagttaaaaaaacaaacaaagtaaatttttttaaggtattttcaattatttattagagcactttaaaaaaacaaatgaaattaccttaaatttacttttaaaaaattacatattttgataataaattcttaaaaatatgttttatatgaAAAGTTTCGATATATCTAACTATCTAAGTTGGGgtgatttaataaaatttaatatttattatttaatgatttaaattgactttaagttaaattatttttaggttCTTAAcctaaaacttattacttaatttttattttaagtattaaggtttttttttataataaaattaatttaaaatttattcgtaatcatcaaattaatatatttatacttataaattataattaagacaAAGAAGGTTGAGTAATAAAGGTTCTAGAGCAACAAAAGAAATCATGAAGGTAATTAGGGAAAAttgagataaaaatataaaataaaaatttggacttaagaataagttaattgtttttatttattacttaaatttatttttaattttaagttatactgataattattttactaaacatatttaacttatttaataacttaaattaagttattaagtcactttaagttattaagttggtgtACCAAATATTAAACTAGTATTTGTTTTTAgctttttgtttctaattttaaaacacaaaaaataataataatttttatacaaaatacaaaaattctttaaaaactcatcttgaaaacataatgattttttaaaattgattaaaaaatattgagatattaaaaaatgtttattacctcacattaaaaaaattttgaaagtaatttttaatgacttaaagAAAAGTACAAACCGTACACTTatacaaaaaatttcatttttaaatatcaaaaattgaaaatacctTCAAATTAAgtctttaaaaacaatatttttatttaaaaaataaataaaacaattgttttcaaaatcaatttccaaACATAAACTTAGGGGCTGGAGGCAGAAAGCTAGCAAAATTAGCATGAGTAGAATTTTCacaataaatttatattgaaagtaaaaaaaacactagagattaaatttaacattttaaaaccatttttaaaccCTAAAAAAGCTTATAAATGTCTAAGAATTTTCCCAATAAATTTATAGAAATTAGaggaaaataaatcaataaattaaaatgatttttgaaccgtcaacaaaattcataaatttgaaattataattgGAAAGCTCACAAttactaataaaattttaaaattagaattattaaaattcataaattgaggtttttaataaaaaaaataaagcatgAGACTTTAAAATCTACATATTTTCGTGAGAAAATACAAAAGGCGCCAGTGTAGACGCCTCTTTCCCTCGAACCAGAGCTGATCAGAGTCGCCATTGAAGCTTCTTGGGAGCTCAAAAGCTTTCAAATGTGAGAGTTCTGGGACATCTCGCTTTTCCGTACGTTTTGTAAATCTCTCCATCtcggtttttattttttattttgattttttgggaGGGAGAAATGTAGTGGAATGTGGCGTCTGGTTTTCTTTGAAATAATTATCAATCGGAATTACATTCTAGGAGTCACACAAGAAggagatattattttttttttttggttgaaaattTTCCAGATTTTTTTTGGCTTCGGGGTTATTTTAAACCCTAAATTTGTTGTTTTGAAGTTGCTGTCTTCTACAACTCTCTTCCAAGGCGCTGCGTTTTGTTTTCTCCAATTCTTGTTAACAGCAAGAATGTTTTCGAAGTTTCTGTCTTTGGATTTATGTATTAATCTTCCTTCAATTGCAGCACATTTTGGATTCTAATACGATTTTGAAACATATGCTTCTGTAGGATAATGCAAATACCGCATTCACCCATCGATCATGGACTATACGAATGTTTTCACAACTGACGCAATTCACCCTAGTAGAGAAGCTTTGATCGAATGGGTCCGGGAGACCGGTAAGAGGAATGGAATGGTGATTATAATTCAAAGAGCTGATATAGGTGCTACAAATAGGAGCAGGCCTAGAATCACATTTGTTTGTGAAAGAAGTGGAGCTTATAGGCATACGGGGATGGATAAGGGGgaggaaggaaaaaagaaaaggaagagaaaggcCACAGGAACCAAAAAATGTGGCTGCCCTTTCTCTTTGAGGGGTATCAAGTTGCCACTAGCCGATGAATGGACGTTGGTAGTTAAATGTGGAACTCATAACCATCCAGGAGGTCAGCATGTTGAGGGACACTCCTTTGCTGGCCGGTTAAGTATGGAAGAAATCGGTATATTGATTGACCTGTCAAAGAGTCAGATGAAGCCAAAGGAAATCTTGAATACCCTAAAGGAGAGAGACGGGCTTAATTGCACAACAATAAAGGGTATATACAATGCAAGACATAAACATAAACTAAACGAAAATGCTGGTGGGTCACTGATGCAACAACTCATGAACAAGTTAATGGAGTTTAAGTACATTGAGTGGCATAGGAATGATGAGCATAATAACTGTGTTAGGGACTTGATGTTTGCACATCCTTCATCCCTTGAGTTGTTACGTGCCTTCCCAAGGGTCTTGATCATGGATTGTACATACAGAACCAACAAATACCAATTACCTTTGCTTGAGGTGGTTGGTGTTACCTCGACTGAGAAGACATTCTCTGTTGCTTTTGCCTATCTTGGGTCTGAAAGAGAGGAGGCCCACACTTGGGCATTGGAGAGATTGAGGAGTATGATTGATGATGCCATGCTTCCACGAGTAGTTATGACTGATAGGGAACCATCCCTTATGAATGCCCTCCAAAAGGTGTTCCCAATGGCTTCAAATCTCCTATGCAGGTGGCACATTTCAACAAACATCCTCGCAAATTGCAAAATTTTTTTTGAGTCAAAGTCAAGGTTGGACGCTTTTATTTCCATGTGGAACATAGTAGTGCTTGCTGAAACCGAAGATGAGTATGCAAATCGCCTTAACCAGTTGGAGTCACACTTTCATAGATATATACAGGCCATTAATTACTGCAAGGAACAATGGTTGTTGCCGTATAAGGAGAAGTTTGTGGCAGTTTGGACGAACAAAGTCATGCACTTTGGTAACACCACAGTGAATAGGTATGCAACTAAACTGCATTATAAGAATCGATATTTTAGACCGGGAAACTGTTTACTAACAATTTTACATGTCACCTAATAGGGCAGAGTCAACACGTGCAAAACTAAAGAGGCAGCTAGGCTTGTCTCGGGGTGATATTGAGAGCTCATGGCCAAAAATCCATTCTCTGCTCGAGTTGCAACACATAGATATAAAAACATCATTTGAGATTAGTTTAACAAATGTGCAACACAACTTCAAAGATCCATTATATGGTGAGGTAAGGGGAAGTGTTTCGAAGTCTGCATTGTGCATATTGGTAGATGAAGCAAATAGATCTGAGAGTATTGGAGTGGATGCCTCTGCTTGTGGGTGTGTGTACAGTCGAACTCATGGGTTACCCTGTGCCCATGAGATATCTTCATATAAGATTAGAGGTCAACCCATCCCTTTGGCATGCGTAGACCCCCACTGGAGAAAACTTGATCTAGTATCAGTTAGCGGGAAAAAAGTGCAGGATGTGAGTTTTACCACTGCCATGGAACTCTTCTACAAACGATTTATGGATGCTGATGACATTGGCAAGCAGCAGTTGGTGATGAAGTTGATGGAGTTAGTTAATTCAACTTCCACTTCCCTTGTTGCACcaaaagaaaatgtgaagacCAAAGAGGGATGCACATCTTCATTTCCAGAGGGCTTGCAGCCATACATCATGCATGTGAAGGATGTAGCTGCAGATGGTAATTGTGGCTTTCGAGTTATAGCATCTGCTATGGGCATGGGTGAGGAAGGGTGGCCTCAGGTGAGGAGAGACATGCTGTTTGAGTTACGCACATACTGGGCTGAGTATGCCCAGTTGTTTCGGGATCCAATACGGGTTGATGAGCTTATTCATGTGCTTGAACACTTTCAGAGTCCTGCTGATTATGATAGATGGATGACTATGCCTGATATGGGGCACATTATAGCCTCCAGATACAATGTTGTCCTAGTTTATATTTCAATGCAGTTGTGCCTTACCTTCCTCCCACTCAGGTCAGCGCCAACACCACTACCTATGCGTAGGGTTTTGTCAATAGGTTTCATCAATGATAATCACTTTGTGGAGGTAATGTTTATAATTTAGTTATGTGAACATATTGTTTACTGCTGTATGTAGTTAACTCATCCTGTTTGGATTATTATTATGTAGATTTTGATGACAACTGGGGCTCCCATGCCACCTGTTGCAAATAGTTGGTCCAAGAGCTGTTATCCATGTGCTGAAGGTTGGGCAACTCCATATGCTGCATACATTAACATGTTTCATGGCCTTGTTTCTAATGATGTTGCCACACAAGATACTATGCATTTGGATAGTGAcggctgatttttttttttccttttcaatctAATCTCTGCATAATTGTATGGACATCAAGGAATGAAAAGTTCACTAAGTAGTTATctactatatatttataatatagaTAGAGTCTATTACATAGTTTTTCAGTAATTCAAAATATCTATGGCTACAATAAATCATTCCTCCACATGCCTCCTTGTGTATCACTAAGATGTACTGTCTGGATGGTGGATAGCTGTGGATGACTCTCCAATGCTTGCCAAGTAGAGGATCTCTCTTCTCCTGGACACACCAGTATAGGTGATCAAAAGGCTGAAACCTCTTTAGATGGATGGATCTAGTCCCAATCTCCAATGCTTGTATCATAGCAGTCTGAGTCTGAATGTGGCTCATGGGGCTGCTGCTGCTGCATGGGGAGAGGTGTTGATGCTGATGCCTACATGTAATCAGACACACATTCTGAATGACAATGGACTGGGCCACCATGCATCACAACTTGAGAGAAATGATCTCCCCCATGATCCCAAAGATACTCCATGGTTAGCCTATATGATATGTTTGTTTGGCACTTGCCTTATTGTTTaggaagaaatttatttttagagaatttacTCATATCCCATTGTTGAGTGAAATAAGGCTTTTCTTTCTGGAGAAGAAAGGTTTAGACGTGGAAGACTAAAACCCCATTCCACTGTGTGACAGTGGATCCAGGTACGCTTCTGACTTATTTTTCTTGATGATTTAATATGATcttgattttgaaattaaaatataaagaaaaataagttgaaGTCCTCAGtctaaatagtttttttagagaatttacTCGTATCCCATTGTTGAGTgaaataaggtttttctttctggAGAAGAAAGGTTTAGACGTGGAAGACTAAAACCCCATTCCACTGGGTCACAATGGATCCAGGTATGCTTCTGACTTATTTTTCTTGATGATTTAACATGATCTTATAACATATGATCTTGATTTTGGGTTATAACACGATCTTGTTGTTTTTGGGCTATTAATATGAGATCTGATGTTTGGATAATCCTACAAGTAGTTTGGCTAATCCCTACAGATATTTCCCATTGTTGACAATCTTGTCTGACAGGGGCTGGTTGTACATGTTTACCCTTACAGCAGACAATCCCCGGCAAGTATGCCATCAAATGAGGGAGAAGGGCTTTGCTGCAAGCACTGTTGTCCAGAGATCAACTCAGGAGAGTCTCCATGTTATCAAGTTCTGGCAGGATTTTGGTATTGGAACAGAGCAAAGGAAATTGTGACAATAAGCAAACAGATCCAGCAAAGGTCATGGAGTCTCTACTTCCACCATTTCCTCAATTGCCATTCTGGAGAAATGGCAACAGCATGTAAAAAGTGAAAGCTTCAAAGGTGAGATTGTGTTCAttcttttgttcaatttttcTGTTCTATTTCCATATGGTCCTTAGAGTCTTGGACACAGCATTGTTGTGAAATGTTAGAAGCCCATATCTGATTCTTTGGTGCTGCTATGGGGCTTAGATGCAGTACTACTTTTATCCATAAAATGTTTAGCATTtcatttttccttgttttttggTCTCCTTAACTGGGTGGGTTTGATATACTCCTTATTGTGGCTTATCAGtgaatttgcttttatttttttattttttatttttaaatttttagtgaAGGAAGGTGCTCTTCTATTCACTCTTTTTTCATTAGATAGTCTATCATTCATCTGTGACAACTGACTGGGTATAAGCAAGAAACTGCTACCAGGCGAGAGACTATTTGAGTAAAGGCGGTCCATGTTCTCAGTCCCTTATATCATATAAACCGACCTGTTAGAGCATCATCCAACAGCATGGAAGTGGGTTGTTGGCTTGTCGCAGTGGTTATGTTATCTCTTCTCTAGCTCTCATACTTGTGCCCTTCATGGGGTTCATTATTTGGCTGCTGTCATCCACCCTCATGCAGCAGTGAGGTTCATGCCTTCTGCCAAGTTGATATCCACTGGCATGGCATCAGGACTGGAGAGAAACTTGGCCGGATTGGTTGATGTGTAGTGGGCTATCCTGGAACTGCCATTTCGGGGCTCGGGGGCGAATGGGCAGGGATAACCAATCACCTGTCCGACAGAGGCTGGTTATATATGTTTCACTCTCACAGCAAACAACCTCACAAATATGCCTCCAATTTAGAGAAAAGGGCTTCCACCTCCACAACTGTTGTCCAAAGATCAACTGAGGAGAGTGTTTTGATTCTCCAACGAAGTGGTTCCTGCTAGAGTGTTGGAGTCCCTGCTTTCCCCATTTTCTCAGTGACAATGCTGCAGAAATGGCAGCAGCCGCAGATATATAGCTTGAAAGCTTAGACCTGTGACATTGAGCTGAGATCCTCGTTTTCTCTTCAATTTTTCAGTTCTATTTCCGTCACGGAAAATCTATTTCAGATTTGGTGTATGCTTCGGGTTTACTATTTGGCTTgattaaatcaatttattttttcataaattatttatttatttttattatatggtTGAGAATTGGATGaccaaaacataagaaaatgaataattaaaaaatcaatttccctcttttaattaaaatttttttttttaacacaataTTCTGCTACGGATGTTGAAAGACATTGGAAATAATCTTTTATGGTTCATATCACCGTAATTAcgtatcataaaaataaattattaattagattatttacaaaatatttgaaaCTAGGAATTTGAGGGCTTTACCCTGGGTTAGAGGGAGCCCTTCCAGAAATTCTCGATGGCCTAGGCTTAACCCAGGCCAAGGAGGGGGTTTGGAAATAGTTTTCAACCAGCAATTGACGCGCCTCGGTTAGAACCTCACTAGCTGCGTCATTGCCCCAAGCGCAAAGATGCCTTAGCAATATCCTCTGGTGTCCCTTTTATAGTCAATGTTTCTAACTCAGTACTTCTCTCCATCCGATGTGGGACGCAACGCCACTCTTACGAGAAAGAAACACCATTCTAATACACCCCTCATTAATCTAAATCTTCTTCACATTAATTTATGACAGGGAAAATGATTTGTACAAttgtattttggaaaaaaaattggtggAGAATTTAAGAAAgtgaatcattttttatttgaataaaataagaaaccaaTGATAAAGCTGTTAAGAAAAGATTAaactataatattaattattttagggTCGGTGTGAGCTTTTCATTCGcaattttaatgaataaaaatattcctGAAATAGTACCTGAATTTCTTTGCATCTAATAAatcaaatgataaatttttGCATTCCGCTAAcgaaaatattacaaaaattaagaaaaagtgagtttttattccataattttaaaaaatataaaaaaaatccgaAAACTTTTATAATTCAGTTTTACCTTcgttcatttaaaaatattttaaaatatatatgtattttttccttacataattattttttaaaatactcttttatttgatgatattaaacaaacttatcaaaaaattaatttatcattttaatttaataaaagtactttaaaaataaatatattataatttgttatataatatgatatataaattattctagaaatttttttaagaatcctcaagtgataaataaaattcatctaATTCCTTAattaatagtaattttatatCATGTATTATATAAGTTaactcattttctcatttttttaaaattaaattaaattaaaattttgttaattgacatcaataataaaataaaaaatttaaaaatttaaaaatacaattaaaactaaagtacttaaaaattaaataaaattaaaacaaaaaacttaaaaattaatacaattaaaaccaaaaactaaaaaaatttaaaaatagaattttgacTCCCATTGAATTTCCAACTCTTTCtcaatatctatatttttagttttaattataattataattattaaaaattcctattttattaatttcaaattaattcttactgtattttttttaaaatagtgttATTAATGTATCAAATAAAAggattattttagaaaataattatttaacttttgaaaaagtgcatttatttttcaaatatttttaagattattttttctatattttttaaaattagtgaatcaaaaccttttttttttttttttgtaaaattagtgagtcaaaactcactttttccaaaacaatatattttcaaaacaaattttaacaaagtgttttatcatttttttgaattagaaaattttctatatttatagaaaatttacaaacctattttttgaattaaaaatctgtttttcattttaaagaacaaaaaaaatatttaaaactagtTTGAAATTGGACCAAATATTACGATCCCATCATTGCCCATatgacatttatttttaaaattaaaatccgacattcaaatatttgatctaaatacaaaaatttaaaaaaaaagtttaaatcttatccaaaataaatagtaattttGTCcccatttcaaataatttttatcacaAATTAATTAAGTTGTATTTAGATTAGAGAACCAGACCCAAAAAATCTGCCACGTGGCACCTACCAGTTATGCAACAAGATGAATCAGGCAACGCACATCCTTGGTTcctccatttatttttttccagaaaAACAACAGAAACTAGATTAAAGCTTGAGCTTCCACCCTGAACCGCAGCTCAAGCCAAGGGCCCACTTCAATCACAGACCGCAGAAATGGTCCCTTAACATACTCCCACTCCTTTAAGGTCCTTCCTTTGCCAGTAGCGTGAGTTTTGACTTGTAGTCGATGTGGGACTTGTTTTATATCTGACAAGGCACTGTTCTTAAGGCGCGTTTgtctttcttttgattttattttcttgcctAAGATTGGGTGGACCGGGAAAGATGAAAATCAAGCATTAATATTAGGGAATTAATAATACAAAATTAGGTCCGATTTACATGATTGGTGAGCGAGATGATGTTAAAATTGAGATGGAAAGATGACTGAATCATATTTCCAAAGAAATAAAACAGATGAATATTTGTTTCCTCAGGTTAATTTAGAGGGATTTACCTTGCGATATACTAAGGGTATGCTTCAATGATAGACTGCACAATATTGCGAATAGGTTTTATGGTATATCGACTAAAACCAGCATTGAGAAGGACGTAGTCCCATTCCTTGAAGGTCCTTTCTTTGCCTGTAGTAGTATGTGCCATCATAACCATGTCTACCATCAACTTCACATCCTTGAGCTTCTGATCATCACCTTGAGGATCACCATCTTCAATCACGGCTTCTACAATTACCACCTTCCCTTTGTCCTCCGGAATGGCTTCTCTGCATTTTTCTAGGATCTTGATGCACTTTTCATCTCCCCAATCATGTAGGACCTTCTAcaattgagaaaaagaaaaccgaTTAATTCAATTAGTAGATGACTAagatgatgtttattttttggttgaatagaaaaaaccaaaatatttgactttttctatttagttaaaagTACCTTGTTGCTATTAACTAACATTActaaaatgaacttgttatcaataaatttaatttaattatgtcGGTTGATATCAATGAATTACTTttagttaaatagaaaaaaccaaatattttggttttttatattcaaccaaaaaataaataccacctaagtatgaaatgaaaatattattggtataaaattttgaagtgataTGTTTCATCTTTTAGGTTAAAATAGAAGTTTTTAGTGGAATAACGTATAACTTTCAAATAAGATATTATCTGCTATAAGTTTAATGAGAGCACACAACTTTAATAGCCATTTATATAGTTAAGAAAAACCCATTCTTAGACCCTATCATGTAAACACAATGTCTTTATCGTGTCTATGGAATTATATGACTATCGAGATAAATCATTATTAAGGATCAACTATGATACTATTTGTAATTACTCGTTTTCTTTCAGGTATATTTTCCATCCTAAGTTTAATAAACTTTCGCAACTTTAAAACATATTCATGGTTAAGAGAagtcaattatatatataatgctatgaaatttatttttatttttttatgggatATGAAATATCGCAAATGTGTTCGACCTTGAAATAGTATTTTTTAGAGTTTGAAAAGCCCTCCCAGACAGGTTAAATTAAATATACCGACCATGATGAAAACAGCATCAGCTTTGGGGACGCTGTCGAACATGTTTCCTCCAACATGCTCAACATCGTTACATTTAGGAGCAGTGGCCACGACATGAGGAAGATCAAAGTTGATGCCTCTAATCCATGGGCAGGCCTTGACCAACGTCCGCAGGGCGGTGCCATTGCCCCCACCTACATCCACCAGGGTGCTCACCCCATCAAACACCTCTGGACAGTCATTCACCATTGCTGGCACTACCCTCCTAGCATTAGAAGCCATTGCATCATTTATAAGCTTGCTGTGATCAGGGTTTTTAGCTGCATAGCCCCAGATATCATCCCC contains the following coding sequences:
- the LOC100264018 gene encoding acetylserotonin O-methyltransferase translates to MTEATRDMKTLEEEEEAEVGIEMWKYIYGFAEMAAVKCGIELGIADVMESHGGPITLSALSSSLGCPPSGLNRIMRFLVSRRIFKEVETSQGDTGYQQTPMSRCLMTSGGDGMAAFVLLESSPVMLAPWHGLSARVLGKGNSTFEAAHGDDIWGYAAKNPDHSKLINDAMASNARRVVPAMVNDCPEVFDGVSTLVDVGGGNGTALRTLVKACPWIRGINFDLPHVVATAPKCNDVEHVGGNMFDSVPKADAVFIMKVLHDWGDEKCIKILEKCREAIPEDKGKVVIVEAVIEDGDPQGDDQKLKDVKLMVDMVMMAHTTTGKERTFKEWDYVLLNAGFSRYTIKPIRNIVQSIIEAYP
- the LOC104878194 gene encoding uncharacterized protein LOC104878194, producing MDYTNVFTTDAIHPSREALIEWVRETGKRNGMVIIIQRADIGATNRSRPRITFVCERSGAYRHTGMDKGEEGKKKRKRKATGTKKCGCPFSLRGIKLPLADEWTLVVKCGTHNHPGGQHVEGHSFAGRLSMEEIGILIDLSKSQMKPKEILNTLKERDGLNCTTIKGIYNARHKHKLNENAGGSLMQQLMNKLMEFKYIEWHRNDEHNNCVRDLMFAHPSSLELLRAFPRVLIMDCTYRTNKYQLPLLEVVGVTSTEKTFSVAFAYLGSEREEAHTWALERLRSMIDDAMLPRVVMTDREPSLMNALQKVFPMASNLLCRWHISTNILANCKIFFESKSRLDAFISMWNIVVLAETEDEYANRLNQLESHFHRYIQAINYCKEQWLLPYKEKFVAVWTNKVMHFGNTTVNRAESTRAKLKRQLGLSRGDIESSWPKIHSLLELQHIDIKTSFEISLTNVQHNFKDPLYGEVRGSVSKSALCILVDEANRSESIGVDASACGCVYSRTHGLPCAHEISSYKIRGQPIPLACVDPHWRKLDLVSVSGKKVQDVSFTTAMELFYKRFMDADDIGKQQLVMKLMELVNSTSTSLVAPKENVKTKEGCTSSFPEGLQPYIMHVKDVAADGNCGFRVIASAMGMGEEGWPQVRRDMLFELRTYWAEYAQLFRDPIRVDELIHVLEHFQSPADYDRWMTMPDMGHIIASRYNVVLVYISMQLCLTFLPLRSAPTPLPMRRVLSIGFINDNHFVEILMTTGAPMPPVANSWSKSCYPCAEGWATPYAAYINMFHGLVSNDVATQDTMHLDSDG